A genomic segment from Vicinamibacterales bacterium encodes:
- a CDS encoding peptidyl-alpha-hydroxyglycine alpha-amidating lyase family protein, translated as MFNAGRVVSVLCGLILVFTCAVETVSAQNQAPNPYRTVGGIWAPLPDGRAWGSTSAVEVSPDGETIWALDRCGENTCVGHDDLDTVFQFDKDGNLLTRFGAGMFVWPHGIDVDDQGNVWVADARGEGNRGHQVIKFSPEGEVLMRLGTAGVAGRTEETFDQPNDVLVAPNGDIFVGDGHPANGNNRIVKFSSDGAYITEWGETGSEPGQFRTPHALAMDSQGLLYVGDRSNRRIQVFDQDGEFIRDFFGFGRASGLSIDTNDMLYIADSESNWRRNPGFKRGIRIASVSDGLVVAFIPDPEPDQDNAGTSAAEGVAIDNEGNVYGAEVGPRALRKHVKP; from the coding sequence ATGTTCAATGCAGGTCGAGTTGTCTCCGTGCTATGCGGTCTGATTCTCGTGTTCACGTGTGCTGTGGAGACCGTGTCTGCACAAAACCAGGCACCCAATCCGTATCGTACTGTGGGGGGGATCTGGGCTCCGCTTCCTGATGGACGGGCCTGGGGATCAACGAGTGCGGTCGAGGTTTCTCCGGATGGTGAAACCATCTGGGCTCTTGATCGGTGTGGCGAGAACACCTGTGTGGGTCACGATGATTTGGATACGGTCTTTCAGTTTGATAAAGACGGCAACCTTCTTACGAGATTTGGTGCTGGGATGTTCGTGTGGCCGCACGGAATTGACGTGGATGATCAGGGGAATGTGTGGGTGGCCGATGCCCGTGGTGAGGGTAACCGCGGACACCAAGTTATCAAGTTCAGCCCAGAGGGTGAAGTGTTGATGCGCCTTGGAACCGCAGGTGTTGCGGGACGCACCGAGGAGACATTCGACCAACCGAATGATGTGCTCGTGGCACCAAACGGTGACATTTTTGTGGGTGACGGACATCCCGCCAATGGGAATAATCGGATCGTGAAATTTTCAAGTGATGGCGCCTACATTACGGAGTGGGGTGAAACAGGTTCTGAGCCTGGTCAGTTTCGAACGCCTCACGCGCTCGCTATGGATTCGCAGGGCCTGTTGTATGTCGGTGACCGGAGCAATCGTCGCATACAGGTGTTCGACCAGGATGGTGAGTTCATCAGGGACTTTTTCGGATTTGGCCGGGCGAGTGGCTTGAGCATTGATACGAACGACATGCTTTACATCGCAGATTCGGAATCGAACTGGCGGCGGAATCCCGGGTTTAAACGAGGCATTCGGATCGCAAGTGTCAGTGACGGGCTCGTTGTGGCTTTCATTCCTGATCCCGAGCCGGACCAGGATAACGCGGGCACGAGTGCAGCAGAAGGTGTGGCCATCGATAACGAGGGTAACGTTTATGGTGCTGAGGTTGGTCCACGTGCGTTAAGGAAGCATGTCAAGCCGTAG